The following nucleotide sequence is from Alkalihalobacillus sp. LMS39.
TCTTTTTCCAAAATATCTAAACGGCGTTTAATTGTACTATAAGATAGTTTTACATCAGGGATACCGTACGTAAGCAATCCACCAATTCGGTCGTGACGTTCAAATACAGTGACAAGATGTCCCGCTTTATTTAATTGAGCAGCAGCTGCTAATCCAGCAGGACCCGATCCGACGATGGCTACTTTCTTGCCTGTTCTTTTCTTTGGTGGTTGTGGAACGATCCATCCCTCTTTAAAACCTCGTTCTACAATGCTGTATTCAATATTTTTTATCGTAACCGCATCACCGTCAAGAGCGACTGTACAGGAACCTTCACACGGCGCAGGACAAACTCGTCCCGTGAATTCTGGGAAGTTATTCGTTTTGTGAAGACGATGTAACGCTTCTTTCCATTGATTACGATAAATTAAATCATTCCATTCCGGAATTAAATTGTATACAGGACAGCCAATTTCGCCTGAACCATCCATTGATGTTCCCGTTTGACAAAAGGGAACACCACAATCCATACAACGAGCTCCTTGTTGTCGGAGCTTATCTTCTGGTAATAATAATTGAAACTCTTGCCAATTTTTCGTTCGTTCAAACGGATCCTGCTTTGGAGCATTGACACGTTCATACTCCAAAAAGCCAGTCGGTTTCCCCATGTTCCTCACTCCTACATTACTAATCTAGTAGGCAGGGGGCCTTCCCCCGCCTTTTTTCTCTCTATTTGCCGCTTACTCGTGTTTTATCGTTTTTATTTTCATTAAAAGCAATCATAATCGCGTCTTTTTCTGCTCGCCCTTCTGCTTTCACACGTTCGATCGCTTCTTGCATACGTTTGTAATCTCTTGGAATCACTTTTACAAATTGACTTGCTGCCTTTGGCCAATTAGCAAGAATGTCTTTGCCCTTCCCACTATTTGTATGGAAAACATGTTTTTCGATCATTGTTTTTACATAGTGTGTTTCTTCATTTGATTGAATGGATTCAAGTAGAACCATTTCTTGATTACAATTTGCTGCAAACTCATTTTCTTCATCGAAAACATATGCAATTCCACCTGACATTCCTGCTGCAAAGTTCTTCCCTGTTGTACCAAGATTAATGACTCGCCCACCTGTCATATATTCACAACCGTGGTTGCCGACTCCTTCGACAACAACGTGAACACCACTATTCCGGACACAAAAGCGTTCTCCGGCTACACCGGCGATAAAAGCTTCACCAGCCGTTGCTCCGTAAAATGTCGTGTTACCGATAATGACATTTTCTTCTGATTTAAAGGATGAAAGTGCTGGAGGGTAAACAATAATTTTCCCACCTGACAAGCCTTTTCCTAAATAATCATTGGCATCGCCTTCTAATGATAATGTCATTCCTTTTGGTACAAATGCGCCAAAGCTTTGACCAGCAGAACCGGTAAAGTTTAATGTAATTGTATCTTCCGGCAATCCTTTTGCTCCATACTTTTTACTCACTTCACTACCAACAATTGTCCCTGTAACACGGTGAATGTTTTTCAATTCGATAGATGCTTGAACTGGTTTTCCTTCTTCAATCGCTGGTTTGCATAGCTCAAGTAATGTCGTATAGTCCAGTGATTGCTCAAGCTGGTGGTCTTGTTCGATTGTTTTTACATTATTTTGTTGTTTATCTTTATTCGGTTGGAATAATAAACTTTGTAAATCCACTGTTTTTGCTTTCTCATTTTCAATTTCAGCATTTTGCTCTAGCAAATCCGTTCGCCCAACCATTTCATCTATTGTTTTAAATCCAAGCTCAGCCATATATTCGCGAATTTCTTGTGCGATAAACGTCATGAAATTCACAACATGGTCAGGTGATCCCATGAATTTTTTTCGGAGTTCAGGATTTTGTGTCGCAACTCCGACTGGACATGTATCTAAATGACATACACGCATAATGACACAACCTAACACAACAAGTGGCGCTGTCGAAAATGCAAATTCTTCTGCTCCTAATAAAGCAGCAACAACAACATCGCGACCAGTCATTAATTTTCCGTCGGTTTCAACTGAAATCCGATTTCGTAAATTGTTTAACACTAATGTTTGATGTGTTTCGGCTAATCCGATTTCCCATGGAAGACCTGTATGTTTAATACTTGTTCTTGCCGCAGCTCCTGTCCCGCCATCATAGCCACTAATAATGACATGGTCGGCACGCCCTTTCGCTACACCTGCCGCAATTGTTCCAACGCCGGTACCCGCTACAAGCTTGACGCTAATTTTCGCACTCGGGTTCGCATTTTTTAAATCATGGATAAGTTCGGCTAAATCTTCAATCGAATAAATATCATGATGTGGAGGTGGTGAAATTAAACCTACTCCTGGTGTAGAGCCTCGAACTTCTGCAACCCATGGATACACTTTATTTCCAGGAAGCTGTCCGCCTTCACCAGGTTTGGCTCCTTGGGCCACTTTAATTTGAATTTCATCTGAATTCACTAGATAGTGACTTGTCACGCCAAAACGGCCAGATGCTACTTGTTTAATCGAACTTCTGCGGGAATCTCCATTGGCATCTGGAGTAAAGCGTGCTGGATGTTCTCCACCTTCTCCTGTATTGCTTCGCCCACCAATGCGGTTCATTGCAATCGCAAGCGCTTCATGCGCTTCTGCACTAATCGAACCAAAGGACATCGCACCCGTTTTAAAACGAGCGACAATCTCTTCAATTGGTTCCACTTCTTCTAGTGGAATCGGTACGTTTTGTTGTTTAAACTTCAGTAAACCACGTAATGTCGTTTGTTCTTTTGTTTGTTCATCAATCGCTTTTGAATATTTTTTAAACAATGAATAATCATTTTTTCGGCACGCATGTTGCAAAATATGAATCGTATGCGGATTATATTGATGCGGTTCTCCATCACGACGCCATTGCAAATCATCGCCAGAATCTAATGTTTTATCTGCGCCTTCTTGTGTCGTAAATGCACGGTCATGACGGGTTAACGTTTCTTTTGCAATCATCGTTAAGTCAATTCCACCAATTCGGGATGTCGTTCTCGCAAAGTATTTTTCAATGACAGAATCATGAATCCCAACAGCTTCAAAAATTTGAGCACCACGGTAACTTTGAATCGTGGAAATCCCCATTTTTGATAAAACTTTCATCACGCCTTTTGTTGCCGCTTTTATATAAGTAGAAACAGCTTCCACATAAGACTTCTGTTCCAACAACCCATCTTGAATCATCGAGTCAAACGTATCAAACGCTAAATACGGATTAATCGCTTCTGCCCCGTATGCTAACAATAAAGCAAAGTGTTGAACTTCACGTGGCTCACCTGATTCTACTAAAATACTAACTTTCGTTCTCGTTCCTTGACGGATTAAATGATGATGTAAACCCGCTACCGCTAATAAAGCAGGTATAGCCGCATTGTCTTTATCCATTAACCGGTCCGATAAAAGTAAGAGCGTTGTTCCTTTTTCAATCGCACGATCAGCAGATTGAAACAATTGCTCTAATGCTGGTTCTAACCCGTGCTGTTTGTCTCTTGTCGGGAATAACATTGGCAATGTTTTTGCTTTAAAGCCATTTAGTTTGTTTTTCTTTAACTTCGCTAATTCTTCATTCGTTAAAAGTGGATACTTCAAATAGATATGTCGGCAGCTTTCTGGCTGTGGTGAAAGAAGATTGCCTTCTGCTCCAATTGTTGTCCCTAAAGCGGTAACATACTCTTCCCGAATCGCATCAATTGGGGGATTTGTTACTTGAGCAAATTGTTGCTTGAAATAGTTATAGAGCAACTGTGGTTTTTTTGATAAAACAGCCAAAGGTGAGTCATATCCCATTGAACCAACAGGGTCAACACCTTCTGTCACCATTGGCAACAGCATTTTCGTCACTTCTTCATACGTATAACCAAAAGCCAACTGTCGCGGTAGAAGCTGATCAATGCTTGTATTCTCCACATCTGATGTTTCAAGCACTTGATCTAAATCAAGTAAGTGTTCTTCAATCCACTGCTCGTAAGGCTGTTCGTTTGCCACTTGTTGCTTAATCTCTTCATCAGGAACAATTCGGCCTTTTTCCAAGTCCACTAACAACATTTGCCCTGGACGAAGACGGTCTTTATACAACACGTTTTCAGGAGCAACATCAATGACTCCAACTTCAGAAGACATAATGATGTAACCATCTTTTGTGACGTAATAACGTGATGGACGCAACCCATTTCGATCTAAACATGCTCCGATTTGGTCTCCATTCGTAAACACAATCGCAGTTGGGCCATCCCACGGCTCCATTAATGTACTATGATATTGGTAAAACGCTTTTTTATCCTGACTCATGTGGGCATCACTTTGCCAAGGTTCCGGAATCATCATCATTGCAGCATGAGCCATCGTTCGGCCAGAAAGCGTTAAAAACTCGAGTGTATTATCAAACATTGATGAATCGCTGCCACTTTCATCAATGACAGGACGAATTTTATCAATGTCTTCTTGAAATAGTGGCGAAGCAAATTGCGCTTCTCTTGCGCGCATCCAATTGACATTTCCTTTTAACGTATTAATTTCACCATTATGAATCATATATCGATTCGGGTGGGCTCGCTCCCAGCTCGGAAACGTATTTGTACTAAATCTTGAATGGACGAGTGCTAACGCTGTTTCAAACAACG
It contains:
- the gltB gene encoding glutamate synthase large subunit, which produces MKRHGLPAKQGLYDPQFEHDNCGIGFLANIKGEKSHKIVQDALHVLQNLEHRGGQGDEVNTGDGAGILMQIPHRFFQSACKQVSLNLPNEGEYGVGMLFLPQDEATRNQCESEIEKIVKEEGQSVIGWRTVPVDASMLGRAAVSTMPFVRQLFVEKNSEVTNGLAFERKLYVIRKRAENEIGSHLSTEHSFYFASFSSKTIVYKGMLTTEQVNQFYLDLNDPLFETALALVHSRFSTNTFPSWERAHPNRYMIHNGEINTLKGNVNWMRAREAQFASPLFQEDIDKIRPVIDESGSDSSMFDNTLEFLTLSGRTMAHAAMMMIPEPWQSDAHMSQDKKAFYQYHSTLMEPWDGPTAIVFTNGDQIGACLDRNGLRPSRYYVTKDGYIIMSSEVGVIDVAPENVLYKDRLRPGQMLLVDLEKGRIVPDEEIKQQVANEQPYEQWIEEHLLDLDQVLETSDVENTSIDQLLPRQLAFGYTYEEVTKMLLPMVTEGVDPVGSMGYDSPLAVLSKKPQLLYNYFKQQFAQVTNPPIDAIREEYVTALGTTIGAEGNLLSPQPESCRHIYLKYPLLTNEELAKLKKNKLNGFKAKTLPMLFPTRDKQHGLEPALEQLFQSADRAIEKGTTLLLLSDRLMDKDNAAIPALLAVAGLHHHLIRQGTRTKVSILVESGEPREVQHFALLLAYGAEAINPYLAFDTFDSMIQDGLLEQKSYVEAVSTYIKAATKGVMKVLSKMGISTIQSYRGAQIFEAVGIHDSVIEKYFARTTSRIGGIDLTMIAKETLTRHDRAFTTQEGADKTLDSGDDLQWRRDGEPHQYNPHTIHILQHACRKNDYSLFKKYSKAIDEQTKEQTTLRGLLKFKQQNVPIPLEEVEPIEEIVARFKTGAMSFGSISAEAHEALAIAMNRIGGRSNTGEGGEHPARFTPDANGDSRRSSIKQVASGRFGVTSHYLVNSDEIQIKVAQGAKPGEGGQLPGNKVYPWVAEVRGSTPGVGLISPPPHHDIYSIEDLAELIHDLKNANPSAKISVKLVAGTGVGTIAAGVAKGRADHVIISGYDGGTGAAARTSIKHTGLPWEIGLAETHQTLVLNNLRNRISVETDGKLMTGRDVVVAALLGAEEFAFSTAPLVVLGCVIMRVCHLDTCPVGVATQNPELRKKFMGSPDHVVNFMTFIAQEIREYMAELGFKTIDEMVGRTDLLEQNAEIENEKAKTVDLQSLLFQPNKDKQQNNVKTIEQDHQLEQSLDYTTLLELCKPAIEEGKPVQASIELKNIHRVTGTIVGSEVSKKYGAKGLPEDTITLNFTGSAGQSFGAFVPKGMTLSLEGDANDYLGKGLSGGKIIVYPPALSSFKSEENVIIGNTTFYGATAGEAFIAGVAGERFCVRNSGVHVVVEGVGNHGCEYMTGGRVINLGTTGKNFAAGMSGGIAYVFDEENEFAANCNQEMVLLESIQSNEETHYVKTMIEKHVFHTNSGKGKDILANWPKAASQFVKVIPRDYKRMQEAIERVKAEGRAEKDAIMIAFNENKNDKTRVSGK